CCTCAAATGGTTTCCGAAATCCTATACTCCACATGTCAACTTCCAGTCTCACGGTTCATTATGACTATTTCAAGCCTTCTCTACTCTCCTCAGCCCTCTGAAACCTCCTACTTCATACCGGGGAATGGGAGTGCGGAGACCTGGCTACCACCTCAGTCACGCTTAAATATCCTCTCTCATCTCGGGATCTCCCTCTAAGGAGGCGCAAGGCTAAGCTGGAGATTCCGATGAATCTACCAAATTCTACGAGCAGGACTTTCCCATCCTCTTGAACCTGATCTGACAGGATGGGATCCAGGATGGTACCCTCCCCTCTACACTTCCCATCCCCAGGCCATTCCAGGCTCCCGGAAGACCAGTCCCGGTCCCTGACTTGCCCCGGGCCACCTTACCCGGATCCGTGCCGGGGACAGGGATGGGAGGCTACGTGGCGCTATCGGCATCCATCTCCAGCGGCGTCTCCCCGTCCCTGGGCGGCTCCACGTCGCCCTCCTCTCCGCTGCGAGGGTAGGCAAGCAGACGCATGGCTGGAGCGCAGGCGGCCTCCACCTGGCGCACCTGCTCTCGGCTCAGGCGCTCGCGCCAGGCGTGCACCGCCTCGCGGGCGTCGCGCGCTGACAGGTGGAAGGGCCGGTCGGCGCCATAGGCCGCGCCACGAGTCATGTTGAGCGCGAAGGCGTCGAGCGCTGCGAGCGCGCGCAGCCCGGAGAAGCGCAGCAAGCGGCGCAGCTGGGCGCGTGGCTGCCGCACCAGGTCCTCATAGCGCAGCCTAAGGTAGCGGCGCCGCAGCCAGGCGGGCGCACCGCGCGCGAAAAGTAGATCCCGCAGCCAGGCTTCGCAGATCACCTCGAGCGCACCGGTCAGGAAGAAATCGGCGCGCGGTGCGGCAGGCAGCGCGCGAGACTGGCCCCCGGGGCGAGCACCCACGCCGTGCGCCAGCAGCACACGGTGGAAGCGGTCGCCTCTCTGGCGGGTGCGCAGCACCTGGATGCTCTCGCGCAGCAGTCCCTGCCTAGACTTGAGGCGCGAGTTGTGCACCGCCCTCGGGTCGCGGAAAAGCTGCACCACTTTCAGGTTGAGGCCTGGGTCACGCAACAGGGGCACCAGCACGCCCAGATCGAGCAGGCGCACGTCCTTGATGACCACCACCGGGTACTTTCGGCACTCGGCCTCCAGGGCGCGTATCGCCACGGGTGGGCAGCTGCGCTCGCAGGCGGTGTCCTCGACGAGGCCCACCTCGGCTCGGGCACGGGGCGCGCCAGGACACAGTGGCGGCGAGCAGATGACCTTGTTAGTCCGCCAGCGGAAGAGGGTGGCCGTGGTAAGATTGGCCGTGTCCGGGGCGCGCGCAGCGGGGTCCCCCGGCGGTGCGTACAGCCGCAGCACGGAGAAGTCGCAGCGGAAGAGCGAACGCAGCATGTCGCGCAGCGCGCCCTGCAGGCTCTCGGCATCGCCCGGATACAGCGCCTGCCATAGATGCCACATAGGCTCATACAAGTAGAAAACGTCCGGGTGCTGGTTAAAGAGTTCGCCCAGGAAGGACGAGCCGGTGCGCCAGGTGGCATGCACGTAGATGTGCTGCTTCTCGCGAGACACCGCCTCCCCGACAGCGCTGCTGAGGTTGCTTGGGGACCGAGGGGACTGGCTCGCGCCCCCTTCCGCGGCGGCCCGCGCCTCTGCGCCCTGCTCGCGTTCGccggccgccgccgcctccaGGCTCCACACTCCCAGGCTGCGCTGCAGGCCAGGGCAGTGCCCGGCGCCCTTGTCCCCGTCGCGGCCGCCG
The sequence above is drawn from the Theropithecus gelada isolate Dixy chromosome X, Tgel_1.0, whole genome shotgun sequence genome and encodes:
- the CHST7 gene encoding carbohydrate sulfotransferase 7, translated to MKGRRRRRREYCKFALLLVLYTLVLLLVPSVLDGGRDGDKGAGHCPGLQRSLGVWSLEAAAAGEREQGAEARAAAEGGASQSPRSPSNLSSAVGEAVSREKQHIYVHATWRTGSSFLGELFNQHPDVFYLYEPMWHLWQALYPGDAESLQGALRDMLRSLFRCDFSVLRLYAPPGDPAARAPDTANLTTATLFRWRTNKVICSPPLCPGAPRARAEVGLVEDTACERSCPPVAIRALEAECRKYPVVVIKDVRLLDLGVLVPLLRDPGLNLKVVQLFRDPRAVHNSRLKSRQGLLRESIQVLRTRQRGDRFHRVLLAHGVGARPGGQSRALPAAPRADFFLTGALEVICEAWLRDLLFARGAPAWLRRRYLRLRYEDLVRQPRAQLRRLLRFSGLRALAALDAFALNMTRGAAYGADRPFHLSARDAREAVHAWRERLSREQVRQVEAACAPAMRLLAYPRSGEEGDVEPPRDGETPLEMDADSAT